One genomic segment of Synechocystis sp. LKSZ1 includes these proteins:
- a CDS encoding amidase — protein sequence MTQLALSSVLDLAQGIRQGALSPLEVTQYFLERIERYDAQLGSFTYVAAEQALAEARTKTEQWSKNQDLPPFWGVPISIKDLNAVAGMPTGYGVQALQQQPTAYDDGLVMRLKQAGFIILGKTATSELGSFPYTETPGLAPARNPWHLDYTPGGSSGGAAAALAAGLCPIAQGSDGGGSLRGPASACGLVGLKPSRGRISNAPLGDFQSGIASQGALTRTVREAAALLDVMAGYTTGDPYWLESPSIPFVQALQQNVPPLRLAYSFAMAPFSPQDGVGQQAVEKAMTVFAQQGHSLKAACFEAQGLVEPFTRIWQAGVGAAGIPFELLSPVNRWLGETQGTAGDYLQAVRQMQILSRQIVAFFDQYDALILPVYHHQPIRIGQWADLSPAETVQKIIEWVAPCPPMNASGLPAITLPVGFDSQGLPFGVQLVGKPAGEAQLLALAHQLETNLSFPRQLPPQFLD from the coding sequence ATGACCCAGCTTGCCCTCTCCTCCGTTCTAGACTTAGCCCAGGGAATACGCCAAGGGGCATTATCTCCCCTGGAAGTCACGCAATACTTTCTAGAGCGCATTGAGCGCTATGATGCCCAACTGGGAAGCTTTACCTATGTTGCGGCGGAACAGGCCTTAGCGGAAGCTCGAACCAAAACCGAACAATGGTCTAAAAATCAGGACTTGCCCCCCTTCTGGGGCGTTCCCATTAGCATCAAGGATTTAAATGCTGTTGCTGGTATGCCAACGGGCTACGGCGTTCAGGCCCTCCAGCAGCAACCGACTGCCTACGACGATGGCCTGGTGATGCGACTTAAGCAAGCGGGATTTATTATCTTGGGGAAAACCGCTACCTCCGAGTTAGGCTCCTTTCCCTACACCGAAACACCCGGTCTTGCACCGGCCCGTAACCCCTGGCATTTAGACTATACCCCCGGTGGCTCTAGTGGTGGGGCAGCAGCGGCCTTAGCGGCGGGCCTCTGTCCGATAGCCCAGGGGTCAGACGGCGGAGGATCCCTACGAGGGCCGGCCAGTGCCTGTGGCCTGGTGGGGTTAAAACCCAGTCGAGGCAGGATTTCTAACGCGCCCCTAGGGGATTTTCAGAGTGGCATTGCCAGTCAAGGGGCCTTGACCCGAACCGTGCGAGAAGCGGCAGCCCTCCTGGATGTGATGGCGGGCTATACCACTGGTGATCCGTACTGGCTGGAGTCTCCGAGTATTCCTTTTGTCCAGGCTTTGCAACAGAATGTGCCCCCCCTACGCTTGGCCTACAGTTTTGCCATGGCCCCCTTTTCGCCTCAGGACGGCGTTGGCCAGCAGGCTGTCGAAAAAGCGATGACGGTTTTTGCCCAACAGGGCCATTCCCTAAAAGCGGCTTGCTTTGAGGCCCAGGGCCTGGTGGAACCCTTTACCCGAATTTGGCAGGCCGGGGTCGGCGCCGCCGGCATTCCCTTTGAGCTTTTGAGTCCCGTCAACCGTTGGCTAGGAGAAACCCAGGGAACCGCCGGTGACTATCTCCAGGCCGTGCGTCAGATGCAGATCCTATCGCGCCAGATTGTTGCCTTTTTTGACCAGTACGATGCCCTGATTTTGCCAGTGTATCACCATCAACCGATCCGTATTGGCCAATGGGCTGACCTCTCCCCAGCAGAAACGGTACAGAAAATTATTGAATGGGTGGCCCCCTGTCCGCCGATGAATGCGAGTGGCCTACCGGCTATTACCCTGCCCGTTGGCTTTGATTCCCAGGGCCTACCCTTTGGGGTACAACTGGTAGGAAAACCCGCAGGTGAGGCTCAACTCCTAGCCCTGGCCCATCAATTGGAAACTAATCTCAGTTTTCCACGACAACTACCGCCGCAGTTTTTAGATTAG
- a CDS encoding AAA family ATPase: MITLPGIAIQSKIYESSASVVYRGIRDDGREIVVKMLKQDYPSPQELIRYRQEYDIIRSLDLEGVIKAYSQQNYQRTLVILLEDFGGESLDWWMRSHPETFCPMDLSTFLRLAIEITDILGRIHAAHVIHKDINPGNIVLNLDTGVVKIIDFGIATQFSRTNPTFKSPHILEGTLAYLSPEQTGRMNRSLDYRTDFYSLGATFYELLTGQVPFPTTNILELIHCHIAKQPVPPHELNTTVPRTISDIVMKLMAKNAEDRYQGAWGIKADLERCAHELESSDRIDSFQLGLHDVSNQFQIPQKLYGREAEIATLLAVFERVVGGDSEIRGGEESDNISASSKMMLVSGYAGIGKSALVKELYKPITAKSGYFITGKFDQFQRNIPYRAITDALQKLVQQLLSEPDEQVKQWRSLLQTALGSNGQLIVDVIPEVELIIGKQLPVQEVGATEAQNRFNRVFQQFIRVFCSKDRPLAIFLDDLQWVDSATLKLIELIMLDEQIQSLFLIGAYRDNEVNPTQPLMLTLERLRKQGAVLQEIALAPLTLKPVSQLLAETLYQNSATVRSLAELVLRKTEGNPFFVNEFMRFIHSENLLSFDAENLSWQWNIDQIQAQDITDNVVELMLLKLKKLPEATQQMLCLAACVGAEFNLETLAIVCEQSLKSISLDLLVAVQVGLIQPLSELDENLLVQKYKFLHDRVQQAAYALIDEAQKQVVHLQIGRNLLKKTLPERLSERLFEIVDHLNHGIELVTDQVERDAIAQLNLLAGQKAKGAIAYSTARNYLAMGRQWLEAATWYTSYQLTLALYVETTEIAFLCGNFEDVERWAEIVLQHVRTVLDGIKVYRVKIQADIAQNHPLQAVDTGLQILQQLGISFPKQSSLPDICTELDIITSLLNKKTIEDLSRLPNMTEPEKLAAMQILSDITITAKYAAPNLLLLITSKQVNLSILYGNASVSPFSYTIFGLILCGLVGDIESGYQFGRLALRLLSRPNTHSLKARTLFMAYEHVLHWKEHIKESLEPLLEIYQIGLETGDLEFAAYCAHCYCFQLYVVGKELAEVEYTMKTYNAAISRIKQKTALTWNQTFQQAIANLMGYSVNPIRLIGRFYNEEDELPKHKVANDGTAIFDAYFNKLYLCYLFSEYAQAIENSDVAEPYFIPIMGTPLGPLYYFYDALARLAIYPGSSTEVQAEIQKKVTARQEKMKRWADYAPMNYLHKYHLVEAEKARVLGQLFEAEEFYEQAIQGAKDNEYLQEEALAYELAAKFYLDRGRSKFAQTYMKEAHYCYERWGATAKVKDLETRYPQFFPLSSGVNAPSIRSTAGTTPNTSQVAFDLATVLKASQAISSEIELDQLLRSLMGILIENAGAQTGCLILENAGTWTIEASCELNDGEHICAEQVLQSLPMTDHLPESIIQYAIRTHETVLLNDAAREGNFIHDPYIQRNQIQSILCLPLLNQSKLVGVLYLENQLTTGAFTPERSQVLNLLLTQAAISIENARIYSKLQKSKSQLTQFLEAIPVGVAVVDKLGHPYYFNQRATQLLAKDIDPSLTLDDLTEVYQAYLAGTNQKYPTERMPIIRALTGEHTTVDDIEIHRNNAIIPIEAWGTPVFDEQGNVIYAIAAFQDITERKQAEHLLANYNRTLEQEVAERTAALQQSEAELSAREQELRLITDALPVGIGYIDAKQRHRFVNRTYEIWRNCSRDEILGKSIRELVDHTSYQIIEPYINQALRGETTTFEAEMPLPAGKKYLSVTLIPDFDANAQVIGFYALNTDISDRKRAEKTSILEERNRMAREIHDTLAQAFTGILLHIGAATEQVTKNPEKAQAHMETIDELARTGLAEARRSVTTLRPKLLEEGDLYRALNHLTAQMNSSTNTHITCEIIGVIYALSPDVENNLLRIGQEALTNAIKYAHATTIHVELVYEESQCLLQIKDDGKGFEVDQVYPTKGFGLLGMSERVEQIGGELIIRSQPDRGTEIIVIVNRE, from the coding sequence ATGATTACCCTACCTGGAATTGCCATCCAAAGCAAAATCTATGAGAGCTCAGCCTCGGTGGTTTATCGGGGCATCAGAGATGATGGAAGAGAGATCGTTGTAAAAATGCTCAAACAAGACTACCCCTCTCCTCAAGAACTGATCCGCTACAGGCAGGAATATGATATTATCCGTTCTCTCGATCTGGAAGGAGTGATCAAGGCATATAGTCAGCAGAACTATCAACGTACGCTCGTCATTCTTTTAGAAGACTTTGGGGGAGAGTCCCTAGATTGGTGGATGCGATCGCATCCAGAGACTTTCTGCCCGATGGACTTATCTACTTTTCTACGTCTTGCCATAGAAATCACAGATATTCTGGGCAGAATCCATGCTGCCCATGTCATTCATAAGGATATTAACCCTGGAAATATTGTCCTCAACCTGGATACTGGCGTTGTCAAAATTATCGACTTTGGGATTGCAACCCAATTTAGCCGCACGAATCCGACTTTCAAGAGTCCTCATATTTTAGAAGGGACACTTGCCTACCTGTCTCCAGAGCAAACAGGGCGGATGAACCGATCGCTCGATTACCGCACTGATTTTTACTCGCTTGGTGCTACATTCTACGAATTGCTTACGGGACAAGTGCCGTTTCCCACAACAAACATCCTGGAACTCATCCATTGTCATATTGCCAAACAACCTGTACCGCCACATGAACTAAATACAACGGTTCCTAGAACGATTTCGGACATTGTGATGAAATTAATGGCGAAAAATGCAGAGGATCGCTATCAGGGTGCCTGGGGCATCAAAGCAGATTTGGAACGCTGCGCTCATGAATTAGAATCAAGCGATCGCATCGATTCCTTTCAACTTGGATTGCATGATGTTTCTAATCAGTTTCAAATTCCTCAGAAGCTGTATGGACGAGAGGCAGAGATTGCAACATTATTGGCGGTATTTGAGAGAGTAGTGGGGGGAGACTCGGAGATACGCGGAGGCGAGGAGAGTGACAATATCTCTGCGTCTTCTAAAATGATGTTGGTTTCCGGCTATGCAGGCATTGGTAAATCAGCATTAGTAAAGGAACTCTATAAGCCCATCACGGCAAAGAGTGGGTATTTTATCACTGGCAAGTTTGACCAATTTCAGCGCAACATTCCCTACAGGGCGATCACGGATGCACTGCAAAAATTGGTGCAACAATTACTGAGTGAGCCAGATGAGCAAGTAAAACAGTGGCGATCGCTTCTCCAAACTGCCTTGGGAAGCAACGGACAACTCATCGTTGATGTGATTCCCGAAGTAGAACTCATTATCGGCAAACAGTTACCAGTACAAGAGGTGGGAGCCACGGAAGCTCAAAATCGCTTCAACCGCGTCTTCCAGCAGTTCATCCGAGTATTCTGCTCAAAAGATCGTCCACTCGCGATCTTTCTCGACGACTTACAGTGGGTAGATTCGGCAACACTCAAATTAATTGAGCTAATCATGCTTGATGAGCAAATCCAATCTTTATTTCTGATTGGAGCCTATCGAGATAATGAAGTAAATCCAACGCAACCATTGATGTTAACGCTAGAGCGATTACGAAAACAAGGAGCAGTACTTCAGGAAATTGCTCTAGCACCCTTAACATTGAAACCGGTGAGTCAGTTGCTTGCTGAAACGCTATATCAAAATTCAGCCACCGTTCGTTCCTTGGCTGAGTTAGTGCTGCGTAAAACTGAAGGTAATCCTTTCTTTGTTAACGAATTTATGAGATTTATACATAGTGAGAACCTATTGAGCTTTGACGCAGAAAATCTAAGCTGGCAATGGAATATTGACCAAATTCAAGCCCAAGATATCACTGATAATGTAGTGGAACTGATGCTCCTCAAGTTAAAGAAGCTGCCAGAGGCAACGCAGCAAATGCTCTGCTTAGCCGCTTGTGTGGGGGCTGAATTTAATTTAGAGACGTTAGCGATTGTTTGCGAGCAATCTCTTAAAAGCATTTCTCTAGATTTGCTCGTAGCGGTACAAGTTGGATTAATTCAACCCCTGTCAGAATTAGACGAAAACTTGTTAGTACAAAAATATAAGTTCTTGCACGATCGCGTGCAGCAAGCTGCCTATGCCTTGATTGATGAAGCACAGAAACAAGTGGTTCACCTCCAAATTGGTCGCAATCTACTCAAAAAAACGTTGCCAGAGCGGTTGTCAGAGCGGCTGTTTGAAATTGTTGATCATCTTAATCATGGGATTGAGCTTGTTACCGATCAAGTAGAACGGGATGCAATTGCCCAGTTGAATCTATTGGCAGGTCAGAAAGCAAAAGGGGCGATTGCTTATAGTACGGCAAGAAACTATTTAGCTATGGGGAGACAATGGCTAGAAGCCGCTACTTGGTATACAAGTTATCAGTTGACCTTAGCGTTATATGTAGAGACAACAGAAATCGCGTTTCTGTGCGGCAATTTCGAGGATGTAGAAAGATGGGCAGAAATCGTCCTGCAACATGTTAGAACAGTTCTTGATGGCATAAAAGTTTATAGAGTCAAAATTCAGGCTGATATCGCGCAGAACCATCCTCTGCAAGCAGTTGATACGGGATTACAGATTTTACAACAACTGGGAATCAGTTTTCCTAAACAGTCAAGTCTCCCGGACATTTGTACTGAATTAGACATAATCACATCTCTCTTGAATAAGAAAACAATTGAGGATTTGAGCCGTTTGCCCAACATGACTGAGCCAGAAAAGTTAGCAGCAATGCAAATCCTATCAGACATCACGATCACTGCTAAATATGCTGCTCCCAACTTACTGCTACTAATCACATCTAAACAAGTCAATTTGTCAATTTTGTATGGTAATGCATCTGTGTCGCCCTTTTCCTATACCATTTTTGGATTAATTCTTTGTGGTTTGGTTGGGGACATCGAATCTGGTTATCAGTTTGGACGGCTTGCTCTCAGGTTGTTGTCTCGACCGAATACCCATTCACTCAAAGCTAGGACATTGTTCATGGCATATGAACACGTCCTGCACTGGAAAGAGCATATTAAAGAATCACTAGAGCCATTGCTAGAAATCTATCAAATTGGACTAGAAACTGGGGATTTAGAATTCGCAGCTTATTGTGCTCATTGCTATTGTTTTCAGCTCTATGTTGTTGGAAAAGAACTCGCAGAGGTTGAGTACACTATGAAAACCTACAATGCTGCGATTAGTCGAATCAAACAGAAAACAGCACTGACATGGAATCAAACGTTTCAGCAGGCAATCGCGAATTTGATGGGATATTCAGTTAATCCAATTCGTTTAATTGGTCGATTTTATAATGAAGAGGACGAATTACCAAAACATAAAGTAGCAAATGATGGAACAGCAATCTTTGATGCCTATTTTAATAAACTTTATCTGTGCTATCTCTTTTCTGAGTATGCTCAGGCAATTGAAAACTCAGATGTAGCAGAACCTTATTTCATCCCAATTATGGGCACGCCACTTGGCCCTTTATACTATTTCTATGATGCGTTAGCAAGGTTGGCTATATATCCAGGCAGCAGCACTGAAGTACAAGCAGAAATCCAAAAAAAAGTTACGGCAAGGCAAGAGAAAATGAAACGCTGGGCAGATTATGCACCAATGAATTATTTGCATAAGTATCATTTAGTTGAGGCAGAGAAAGCGCGAGTCTTGGGTCAGTTGTTTGAGGCAGAGGAGTTCTACGAACAAGCGATTCAAGGGGCAAAAGACAATGAATATCTTCAAGAAGAAGCATTAGCTTATGAATTAGCTGCCAAGTTTTATCTAGACCGGGGTAGGTCAAAGTTTGCTCAAACCTACATGAAAGAAGCTCATTACTGTTATGAACGCTGGGGAGCAACTGCGAAGGTTAAAGATCTAGAAACTCGGTACCCACAGTTCTTTCCTCTGTCGTCGGGTGTGAACGCTCCTTCAATCCGCTCCACGGCTGGAACCACCCCTAATACCTCACAGGTTGCTTTCGATTTAGCAACTGTGCTAAAGGCATCTCAGGCGATTTCAAGTGAAATCGAGCTAGATCAATTGCTTCGTTCCTTGATGGGGATCTTAATCGAGAATGCTGGTGCACAAACGGGCTGTTTAATTCTAGAAAATGCAGGAACATGGACAATCGAAGCTTCTTGCGAACTCAATGACGGTGAGCATATCTGTGCAGAACAAGTGCTGCAATCGCTTCCAATGACCGATCACTTACCCGAATCGATTATTCAGTATGCGATCCGAACACATGAAACCGTCCTCTTAAATGATGCCGCTCGTGAAGGTAATTTCATCCATGATCCCTATATTCAGCGTAATCAAATTCAATCTATCCTATGCTTGCCACTACTGAATCAAAGTAAGCTCGTTGGCGTTCTATACTTAGAAAATCAATTAACAACTGGAGCTTTTACACCGGAGCGATCGCAAGTTCTGAATCTACTCTTGACTCAGGCAGCGATCTCAATTGAAAATGCTAGGATCTATTCAAAACTTCAAAAGAGCAAAAGCCAATTGACGCAATTTCTAGAAGCAATTCCAGTTGGTGTTGCAGTTGTCGATAAATTGGGTCACCCTTATTATTTCAACCAACGAGCAACTCAGCTATTGGCTAAAGATATAGATCCTTCTCTGACGCTCGATGATCTTACAGAGGTTTATCAAGCTTATCTAGCTGGAACTAATCAAAAATATCCAACTGAGAGAATGCCAATTATCCGGGCGTTAACGGGCGAACATACTACAGTTGATGATATAGAAATTCACCGCAACAACGCCATAATTCCCATTGAGGCATGGGGAACTCCAGTATTTGATGAACAGGGTAATGTGATTTATGCGATCGCCGCCTTTCAAGACATCACAGAACGGAAACAAGCAGAACACCTCTTAGCAAATTACAACCGCACTTTGGAACAGGAGGTTGCGGAACGAACAGCGGCGTTACAGCAAAGCGAAGCAGAACTGAGCGCTCGTGAGCAAGAATTACGGCTCATTACAGACGCTCTCCCGGTTGGTATTGGTTACATTGATGCCAAGCAACGCCACCGCTTTGTCAACCGTACCTATGAGATTTGGCGCAACTGTAGCCGAGATGAAATTTTAGGCAAGTCGATTCGTGAACTGGTAGATCATACATCGTATCAAATAATAGAACCTTACATTAACCAGGCGCTAAGGGGAGAAACAACCACGTTTGAAGCAGAAATGCCTCTGCCAGCAGGCAAAAAGTACTTGAGTGTAACCTTAATTCCTGATTTCGATGCAAATGCTCAAGTCATTGGATTTTATGCTTTAAACACAGACATCAGCGATCGCAAACGTGCTGAAAAAACCTCAATTCTGGAAGAGCGCAACCGCATGGCACGAGAAATTCACGATACGCTAGCCCAAGCGTTTACTGGAATCCTACTGCATATTGGAGCAGCAACAGAGCAGGTTACAAAGAACCCAGAGAAGGCACAGGCACATATGGAAACAATCGATGAATTGGCACGCACTGGACTGGCTGAAGCTCGGCGATCGGTGACCACTCTCCGACCGAAACTGTTAGAGGAGGGAGACTTATATCGTGCCCTCAATCATCTAACTGCTCAAATGAATTCTTCTACAAATACTCATATCACCTGTGAAATCATCGGTGTCATCTATGCTTTATCACCCGATGTTGAAAATAACCTATTACGCATTGGACAAGAAGCATTAACGAATGCCATAAAATATGCTCACGCTACCACAATTCACGTTGAATTAGTCTATGAGGAGTCGCAGTGTCTTTTACAGATTAAAGATGATGGAAAGGGATTTGAAGTTGACCAAGTATACCCAACCAAGGGATTTGGTTTATTGGGGATGAGCGAACGGGTCGAACAGATTGGAGGTGAGTTAATCATCCGCAGTCAGCCTGATCGCGGTACAGAGATTATCGTAATCGTGAACCGAGAGTAA
- a CDS encoding MOSC domain-containing protein, giving the protein MKLISVNIGLPREVLWKGRLVKTGIFKEPISGRVMVRSLNLDGDGQADLTVHGGLEKAVYVYPFEHYDYWRRELPDTELTLGNFGENFTTTGIKEEELNIGDRFQVGTLKLMVTQPRLPCYKLGIRFGRADMVKRFLASRRTGFYFSVLQEGEVGTGDTLELVSRDENHITVADITQLYTHEQNNPELIHRAAQLEALPASWRNYFQQQSRR; this is encoded by the coding sequence ATGAAACTCATCTCTGTCAATATCGGACTTCCTCGTGAAGTGCTCTGGAAAGGAAGACTAGTGAAAACTGGAATTTTCAAGGAGCCTATCAGCGGGCGGGTAATGGTGCGATCGCTCAATTTAGATGGTGATGGACAAGCCGATCTAACCGTTCATGGCGGATTGGAGAAAGCAGTATATGTCTATCCGTTTGAGCATTACGATTACTGGCGACGTGAATTACCTGACACAGAGTTGACTCTGGGCAACTTTGGTGAAAATTTCACTACCACTGGGATAAAAGAAGAGGAATTGAATATTGGCGATCGCTTTCAGGTCGGTACTCTCAAACTAATGGTGACGCAACCGCGACTGCCTTGCTACAAACTAGGGATTCGGTTTGGGCGAGCGGATATGGTGAAACGCTTTCTCGCCAGTCGTCGAACCGGATTTTACTTCTCCGTTTTGCAAGAGGGCGAAGTCGGAACTGGAGACACCCTAGAGTTGGTGAGCCGAGATGAGAACCATATTACGGTTGCCGACATCACTCAACTTTATACCCACGAGCAGAACAATCCAGAGTTAATTCACCGTGCTGCTCAATTAGAAGCATTACCCGCAAGTTGGCGCAACTACTTTCAACAACAGAGCCGTCGTTAG
- a CDS encoding response regulator transcription factor yields MSQTAVIRCLIVDDHAIVQQGLEAIINEETDMIVIGRAKDGIEAIQLFRQAQPDVTLMDLRMPQMGGVEAITAICAEFNTARIIVLTTYDGDEDIYRGLRAGSKGYLLKDCKPNELRTAIRTVHDGQQYIPPHVGAKLAQRMTNPELTARELEVLRLVAQGMNNLEIGTALSITESTVKSNINRILSKLGAKDRTQATIIALKRGIASL; encoded by the coding sequence ATGAGCCAAACAGCAGTTATTCGGTGTCTGATTGTGGACGATCATGCCATTGTACAACAAGGATTAGAAGCGATCATCAATGAAGAAACAGATATGATTGTGATTGGTCGTGCCAAAGACGGTATTGAAGCAATCCAGTTGTTCCGCCAAGCGCAACCTGACGTAACCTTAATGGACTTACGGATGCCCCAAATGGGAGGAGTGGAAGCGATTACTGCGATTTGTGCTGAATTTAACACGGCTCGCATCATTGTATTGACGACATATGACGGAGATGAAGATATTTATCGGGGGTTACGAGCAGGTTCAAAGGGTTATCTGCTCAAAGACTGTAAGCCCAACGAACTGCGAACTGCTATTCGCACCGTTCACGATGGGCAGCAGTATATTCCACCTCATGTTGGCGCTAAGTTAGCCCAGCGAATGACCAATCCAGAGTTGACCGCTCGCGAATTAGAAGTGCTGCGGTTGGTGGCACAGGGGATGAACAATCTGGAAATCGGTACTGCCTTAAGTATTACGGAAAGTACTGTCAAATCGAATATCAACCGCATTTTAAGCAAGTTGGGAGCTAAAGATCGCACGCAAGCAACCATTATTGCCTTAAAACGAGGGATTGCCAGCCTATAA
- a CDS encoding YdcF family protein: protein MLLRVKGQPIAKSWPKRRRHGGLKFLLLSPLLALGLGLGYRQWQIQTTEPQAIFVLGGHESREWQAAELAREKPHLPIWISSGSPEHYTYQIFRRMGIDGGRLHLNYQAQDTVTNFTTLVDDLQAQGIHSVYLVTSDNHMARARIVGEIVFGSRGILLKPLPVASQGEPESPEKLVRDGLRALLWLGTGKTGAHWLRRAVSQRP, encoded by the coding sequence ATGTTGTTACGGGTTAAGGGTCAACCAATTGCCAAGTCTTGGCCAAAACGACGCCGACACGGGGGACTTAAATTTTTACTCCTTTCACCCCTCTTGGCTTTGGGGCTAGGCCTGGGCTATCGCCAATGGCAAATTCAGACCACGGAACCCCAAGCGATCTTCGTCCTGGGGGGCCACGAAAGCCGAGAATGGCAAGCGGCTGAGTTGGCCCGAGAAAAGCCCCATTTACCCATCTGGATTTCCTCAGGAAGTCCAGAGCATTATACGTATCAAATTTTTAGGCGGATGGGCATTGATGGGGGCCGCTTACACCTTAATTACCAGGCCCAGGACACCGTCACAAACTTTACGACTCTCGTGGATGACCTCCAAGCCCAGGGTATTCACAGCGTTTACCTCGTGACCTCAGATAACCATATGGCTAGAGCTCGGATCGTGGGGGAAATTGTCTTCGGCAGTCGTGGCATTCTTCTCAAGCCCCTGCCGGTGGCGTCCCAAGGCGAACCAGAAAGTCCCGAAAAACTCGTCCGGGATGGCCTACGAGCCCTCTTGTGGTTAGGAACCGGCAAAACCGGTGCCCATTGGTTACGCCGCGCGGTTTCCCAGCGGCCCTGA
- a CDS encoding alpha/beta hydrolase — translation MTAFRTVSVDGLDIFYREAGSRSNPTILLLHGFPTSSHMFRNLISALADRFHLVAPDYPGYGNSSTPSVNEFDYTFDRLAEIVEKFIAAIDLKKYSLYVMDYGAPIGYRIAARYPERVQSLIVQNGNAYEEGLREFWEPIKAYWQERSPENAEKLKYLFTLEATKWQYTNGVRNLEAISPDTWTIDQHFLDRSGNEEIQLALFYSYGSNPPLYPQWQEYFRKYQPPTLIVWGKNDYIFPADGAYPYQRDLKDVDFHLLDTGHFALEEEGEAIAEHIRQFMTTRITERMNV, via the coding sequence ATGACCGCATTTCGTACTGTCTCGGTCGATGGTTTAGATATTTTTTACCGCGAAGCTGGTTCCCGCAGTAATCCCACGATTCTGCTATTGCATGGTTTTCCGACCTCTTCTCACATGTTCCGTAACCTGATTTCTGCACTTGCGGATCGCTTCCACCTAGTTGCACCTGACTATCCAGGATACGGTAACAGTTCGACACCAAGCGTGAATGAGTTTGACTACACGTTCGATCGCCTAGCTGAGATTGTGGAGAAATTCATCGCCGCGATCGATCTCAAGAAATACAGCCTTTACGTGATGGATTATGGTGCACCTATTGGCTACCGCATTGCCGCTAGATATCCAGAGCGTGTGCAATCTCTGATTGTTCAGAATGGCAATGCTTATGAGGAAGGTTTGCGGGAGTTTTGGGAGCCGATCAAAGCTTACTGGCAAGAGCGATCGCCTGAGAATGCGGAAAAGCTCAAATACCTTTTCACGCTAGAAGCAACGAAGTGGCAATATACCAATGGTGTTCGTAATCTGGAAGCAATCAGCCCTGATACCTGGACTATCGATCAACATTTTCTCGATCGCTCTGGAAACGAAGAGATTCAACTGGCGCTGTTTTATAGCTATGGCAGCAATCCACCACTCTATCCCCAATGGCAAGAGTATTTCCGCAAGTATCAACCACCAACCCTGATTGTGTGGGGTAAGAACGACTACATCTTCCCTGCTGATGGTGCTTATCCCTATCAGCGCGACTTGAAAGATGTCGATTTCCATTTACTCGATACAGGCCATTTTGCGCTGGAGGAAGAGGGAGAGGCGATCGCCGAGCATATTCGACAATTTATGACCACTCGTATTACAGAACGCATGAATGTGTA